In a genomic window of Bradyrhizobium sp. LLZ17:
- a CDS encoding TRAP transporter large permease, whose translation MSVFAIGLAYGFATLVAMFSGMPIAFALGAVAVVFMGIYMPAASLDTVTQNVYEEMASITLLSIPLFILKGAAIGKSRAGQDLYSALHAWLHRVPGGLGVANVFACALFAAMAGSSPATCSAIGSAGIPEMRKRGYSGGFAAGIIAAGGTLGILLPPSITMILFAVAAEKSLGRLFLAGIGPGLLLVTLFGGYAVIRFRQEYAAAEAAYKKGGPEAAILARDEYTLAERFSVLPRVLPFVLLLTGVMAALYGGYATPSETAGLGGLLALALIAMIYGVWRPSDLAPIMKSTIRESTMLMMIIGMSLLYSYVMSYLHISQSAAESVVAMHLPRWGLLFAVLVMVVVLGFFLPPVSIILMTAPIILPPLRAANFDIIWFGVVMTIVMEMGLIHPPVGLNIFVIRNVAPDIPLSEVIWGTLPFVLLMMAAVLLLCFVPGISTALPDLVMGADGSR comes from the coding sequence GCCGTTGCGGTGGTGTTCATGGGCATCTACATGCCCGCAGCTTCGCTGGATACGGTGACGCAGAACGTCTACGAGGAAATGGCTTCGATCACGCTATTGTCGATCCCGCTCTTCATCCTCAAGGGCGCGGCGATCGGCAAGTCGCGCGCCGGCCAGGATCTCTATTCGGCGCTGCATGCCTGGCTGCATCGCGTGCCCGGCGGCTTGGGCGTCGCCAACGTATTCGCCTGTGCGCTGTTCGCGGCAATGGCGGGCTCCTCGCCCGCAACCTGCTCGGCGATCGGCTCGGCAGGGATCCCCGAGATGCGCAAGCGCGGCTATTCCGGCGGTTTTGCCGCCGGCATCATCGCCGCCGGCGGCACGCTCGGCATCCTGCTGCCGCCCTCGATCACCATGATCCTGTTCGCGGTCGCCGCGGAAAAATCGCTTGGCCGCTTGTTTCTCGCTGGCATCGGACCCGGGCTGCTGCTGGTGACGCTGTTCGGCGGCTATGCCGTAATCCGCTTCCGCCAGGAATATGCCGCGGCCGAAGCGGCCTACAAGAAAGGCGGGCCCGAGGCAGCGATCCTGGCGCGCGACGAATATACCCTGGCGGAGCGCTTCAGCGTGCTGCCGCGCGTGCTTCCCTTCGTGTTGCTGCTGACCGGTGTGATGGCCGCGCTCTATGGCGGCTATGCCACGCCGTCGGAGACCGCCGGCCTCGGCGGGCTGCTGGCGCTGGCGCTGATCGCGATGATCTACGGCGTGTGGCGACCGAGCGACCTTGCGCCGATCATGAAATCGACGATCCGGGAATCCACCATGCTGATGATGATCATCGGCATGTCGCTGCTTTATTCCTACGTGATGAGCTATCTGCACATCTCGCAATCGGCCGCCGAATCCGTCGTCGCAATGCATTTGCCGCGCTGGGGCCTGTTGTTCGCGGTGCTCGTCATGGTGGTCGTGCTCGGCTTCTTCCTTCCGCCGGTCTCGATCATCCTGATGACGGCACCGATCATCCTGCCGCCGCTGCGCGCCGCGAATTTCGACATCATCTGGTTCGGCGTGGTCATGACCATCGTGATGGAGATGGGCCTGATCCACCCGCCGGTCGGCCTCAACATCTTCGTCATCCGCAACGTCGCGCCCGATATTCCCCTGAGCGAGGTGATCTGGGGCACGCTACCGTTCGTGTTGCTGATGATGGCGGCCGTGCTGCTGCTTTGCTTCGTGCCGGGAATCTCGACCGCGCTGCCGGATCTGGTGATGGGCGCGGACGGGAGCAGGTAG